One Thermanaerothrix sp. DNA segment encodes these proteins:
- a CDS encoding GNAT family N-acetyltransferase — MSAGLPSNRFLPPLGDVLFSMLKDSAVEAGELLMLLRSRDLTDRGLEGHLEHMIAALRGGRLIGAVGAVPFSSWGMIRSLCVLPDFEGLGIGGELLGLAEERLREQGASSAWLMTSGAEGYFILRGYERALQVPSHVAHAMEVLGCPSCAATMFKDLSL; from the coding sequence TTGAGCGCTGGGCTTCCTTCCAATAGGTTTTTGCCCCCCTTGGGTGATGTGCTGTTCTCCATGTTAAAGGATTCCGCCGTGGAGGCGGGGGAGCTCTTAATGCTCTTAAGGTCCCGCGATCTCACCGACCGGGGGCTCGAGGGCCACCTTGAGCATATGATAGCGGCGCTTAGGGGAGGGCGGCTCATAGGCGCCGTGGGGGCAGTTCCCTTTAGCTCCTGGGGCATGATAAGGTCCCTGTGCGTCCTTCCGGATTTTGAAGGCCTTGGGATTGGCGGAGAGCTGCTTGGGCTTGCGGAGGAGCGGCTGCGTGAACAGGGGGCGTCTTCTGCGTGGCTTATGACCAGCGGGGCGGAGGGGTATTTCATCTTAAGGGGATATGAACGGGCCTTACAGGTTCCAAGCCACGTGGCCCACGCCATGGAGGTCTTGGGCT